In one window of Bemisia tabaci chromosome 4, PGI_BMITA_v3 DNA:
- the LOC140224463 gene encoding LOW QUALITY PROTEIN: methanethiol oxidase-like (The sequence of the model RefSeq protein was modified relative to this genomic sequence to represent the inferred CDS: deleted 1 base in 1 codon), with product MTLDIVISMDDRFLYTNNWMHGDICQYDITDTRHPKLVGQIFLGGKLLKDGPLKLIDEEQPEPVYVKGRKLDGAPQMMQLSLDGKRLYVSTAVFTPWDKQFYLEHVNNGSTMVRVDVNTETGGLTLDPDFLVDFGKEPNGPILAHEIRYPGGDCTSDIFMKQPA from the exons ATGACGTTGGATATCGTGATTTCAATGGATGATCGTTTTCTCTACACAAATAATTGGATGCATGGAGATATTTGCCAGTATGATATTACTGACACGCGGCACCCTAAACTGGTCGGCCAAATTTTCTTAGGTGGTAAATTGTTGAAGGATGGGCCGCTTAAATTAATTGATGAG GAGCAACCTGAGCCAGTATACGTGAAGGGAAGAAAATTAGACGGCGCGCCACAAATGATGCAGTTAAGTCTTGACGGA AAAAGATTGTACGTCTCCACAGCAGTATTCACACCCTGGGACAAGCAATTCTATTTGGAGCATGTCAA CAATGGATCAACTATGGTGAGAGTCGACGTAAATACAGAAACCGGCGGTCTAACTCTGGACCCTGATTTTTTGGTTGATTTCGGAAAAGAACCAAACGGTCCGATCTTAGCTCATGAAATCAG GTACCCTGGAGGCGATTGTACTTCGGACATTTTCATGAAACAACCAGCATAG